One part of the Corynebacterium sp. CNCTC7651 genome encodes these proteins:
- the ilvD gene encoding dihydroxy-acid dehydratase yields the protein MIPLRSRVTTVGRQAAGARALWRATGTEEKEFGKPIVAIVNSYTQFVPGHVHLKEVGDIVAAAVRAAGGVPKEFNTIAVDDGIAMGHSGMLYSLPSREIIADSVEYMCNAHTVDAMVCISNCDKITPGMLNAAMRLNIPAVFVSGGPMEAGKAINAGGVVKPKSDLIDAIALSANDAVSDAELDDIANHACPTCGSCSGMFTANSMNCLTEALGLSLPGNGTTLATHTARRALFEQAGTRVVELCERYYGQGDEAVLPRSIATTEAFQNAMALDMAMGGSTNTILHILAAAQEGEVDFDLTDIDELSHRIPCLSKVAPNGEAHVEDVHRAGGIPAILGELHRGGLLNTGVHTVAYDSLDQWLSDWDIRGGSALDEAIELFHAAPGGLRTTEAFSQSARWESLDTDAANGVIHDVEHPITSDGGLVVLRGNLAPDGAILKTAGVEEGLWEFSGPARVVDSQEQAVSMILAREVLEGEVVVIRYEGPSGGPGMQEMLHPTSFLKGAGLGKKCALITDGRFSGGTSGLSIGHISPEAAHGGLIGLVQNGDTISISVSNRSLTLDVDEEVLAQRRAEMEASENPWTPNRVREVSKALRAYAKMATSADKGAVRQVD from the coding sequence GTGATCCCGCTTCGTTCCCGCGTCACCACCGTCGGCCGCCAGGCGGCAGGCGCCCGCGCACTGTGGCGGGCAACCGGCACCGAAGAAAAAGAGTTTGGCAAGCCGATTGTGGCCATTGTGAACTCCTACACCCAGTTCGTTCCCGGCCACGTGCACCTCAAGGAAGTGGGCGACATTGTTGCTGCCGCGGTGCGCGCGGCAGGTGGCGTGCCCAAGGAATTCAACACCATCGCTGTGGACGACGGCATTGCCATGGGTCACTCCGGCATGCTCTACTCCCTGCCCAGCCGCGAGATTATCGCGGACTCCGTGGAGTACATGTGCAACGCCCACACGGTGGATGCGATGGTGTGCATCTCCAACTGCGACAAGATCACCCCGGGCATGCTCAACGCGGCGATGCGCCTGAACATCCCGGCCGTGTTCGTCTCCGGCGGCCCGATGGAGGCCGGAAAGGCAATCAACGCCGGCGGTGTGGTCAAGCCGAAGTCCGACCTCATCGACGCGATCGCCCTTTCCGCGAATGATGCCGTGAGCGATGCCGAGCTTGACGATATTGCCAACCACGCATGCCCTACCTGCGGGTCCTGCTCCGGCATGTTCACCGCGAACTCTATGAACTGCCTCACCGAGGCTTTGGGCCTTTCCCTGCCGGGTAACGGCACGACGCTTGCCACCCACACCGCCCGTCGTGCGCTGTTCGAACAGGCTGGCACGAGGGTTGTGGAGCTGTGCGAGCGCTACTACGGCCAGGGCGACGAGGCTGTGCTCCCCCGCTCCATCGCCACCACAGAGGCATTCCAGAACGCGATGGCGTTGGATATGGCCATGGGCGGCTCCACCAACACCATCCTGCACATCCTGGCAGCTGCCCAGGAAGGCGAGGTGGACTTCGACCTCACCGACATCGACGAGCTTTCCCACCGCATCCCCTGCCTGTCCAAGGTGGCACCGAACGGCGAGGCCCACGTGGAGGACGTGCACCGCGCCGGCGGCATCCCCGCCATCTTGGGCGAGCTGCACCGCGGCGGCCTGCTGAACACCGGAGTGCACACGGTGGCGTACGACTCCTTGGACCAATGGCTGAGCGATTGGGACATCCGCGGCGGCAGCGCGTTGGACGAGGCAATTGAGCTCTTCCACGCCGCTCCGGGCGGTTTGCGGACGACGGAAGCATTTTCCCAGTCCGCCCGCTGGGAGTCCTTGGATACTGATGCTGCGAACGGCGTGATCCACGACGTTGAGCACCCAATCACGTCTGATGGCGGCTTGGTTGTCCTGCGCGGCAACCTCGCCCCGGACGGCGCAATCTTGAAGACCGCCGGTGTGGAAGAGGGGCTGTGGGAATTCTCCGGCCCCGCCCGCGTGGTGGATTCCCAGGAACAGGCAGTGTCCATGATCCTCGCCCGCGAGGTGCTGGAGGGCGAGGTTGTAGTGATCCGCTACGAAGGCCCCTCCGGCGGCCCGGGCATGCAGGAGATGCTGCACCCGACGTCCTTCCTCAAGGGCGCTGGCTTGGGTAAGAAGTGTGCCTTGATCACGGACGGCCGCTTCTCCGGCGGCACCTCCGGCCTCTCCATCGGCCACATCTCCCCTGAGGCTGCGCACGGCGGGCTGATTGGCCTAGTGCAAAACGGCGACACCATTTCCATCTCCGTGTCCAACCGCTCGCTGACGCTGGATGTGGATGAAGAGGTATTGGCTCAGCGCCGCGCCGAGATGGAGGCGTCCGAGAACCCATGGACACCGAACCGCGTCCGCGAAGTGTCCAAGGCGCTGCGCGCGTACGCCAAGATGGCGACGTCCGCGGACAAGGGTGCCGTCCGCCAGGTGGACTAA
- a CDS encoding DoxX family protein — protein MARNTRDARPDDFDAFDVPTYQPPTGAQSGAGVNEPTEVLSTGGSTAVNFEDRVDTSSFAATPAATSETVALDREPMYIPPAEPEYIAPAEPTYEEVAVVSEPAADTAAAKRGTIDLGLLLLRLAFGGYLILAALTTFFRFGGSDGIAGLETAFAAYPYANGLAIMVPTLQLAAGVFLVLGLLTPVAAAVAVAVTAFMALHAIVASGIGWNVLTWNPGIWLPVLLFAIAVVLQFTGPGLYGVDGGRSWARRPLASSWIWLVVGLAIAGVVWWFGTGINPVAPLV, from the coding sequence ATGGCACGAAATACGCGCGACGCTCGCCCTGATGATTTTGACGCATTTGACGTTCCCACGTACCAGCCCCCGACTGGGGCCCAGTCCGGCGCTGGGGTGAATGAACCTACCGAGGTCCTTTCCACTGGCGGCTCCACAGCAGTGAATTTTGAGGACCGTGTGGACACCTCAAGCTTTGCGGCAACGCCTGCTGCCACGAGCGAGACGGTGGCGCTTGACCGTGAGCCGATGTATATTCCGCCGGCTGAGCCGGAATACATCGCACCGGCTGAGCCAACCTACGAAGAGGTTGCTGTGGTCAGCGAGCCGGCGGCGGACACTGCCGCAGCCAAGCGTGGCACCATCGACCTCGGGTTGCTTCTGCTCCGCCTGGCATTCGGTGGATACCTGATTCTTGCTGCGCTGACCACGTTCTTCCGCTTCGGCGGCTCTGACGGCATCGCTGGCTTGGAAACCGCATTCGCGGCCTACCCGTACGCCAACGGCCTCGCCATTATGGTGCCTACGCTGCAGCTGGCGGCGGGTGTCTTCCTGGTGCTCGGCTTGCTCACCCCAGTCGCAGCCGCAGTTGCCGTCGCAGTGACGGCGTTTATGGCGCTGCACGCCATTGTCGCCTCCGGCATCGGGTGGAATGTGCTCACCTGGAACCCGGGCATCTGGCTGCCGGTACTGCTCTTCGCCATCGCCGTCGTGCTGCAGTTCACCGGCCCGGGCCTCTACGGCGTGGACGGCGGCCGCAGCTGGGCGCGCCGCCCGCTTGCGTCCTCCTGGATTTGGCTGGTGGTTGGCCTGGCCATTGCCGGTGTGGTGTGGTGGTTCGGCACCGGCATCAACCCGGTCGCGCCACTGGTATAG
- a CDS encoding GNAT family N-acetyltransferase: protein MTTIRPATEADVPEIFRMINELAEYEKQPQDVTSTEEDVRQHLFADNPKVFAHVAVVDGRIEGMALWFLNYSTWQGRHGIWLEDLYVREEARGKGLGTALLKELARIAVANDYRRVEWSVLKWNTPSIGFYTSIGANDMGDWSTMRLDGEALQVLGS, encoded by the coding sequence ATGACGACAATCCGCCCGGCGACCGAAGCCGATGTGCCCGAGATCTTCCGTATGATCAACGAGCTCGCCGAGTACGAGAAGCAACCCCAGGATGTCACCTCTACGGAGGAAGACGTGCGTCAGCACCTCTTTGCGGACAACCCGAAGGTATTCGCTCATGTTGCGGTTGTGGACGGCCGCATTGAGGGCATGGCCTTGTGGTTTCTCAACTACTCCACTTGGCAGGGCCGTCACGGCATCTGGCTCGAAGACCTCTATGTGCGCGAGGAAGCCCGCGGGAAGGGTCTGGGCACCGCGCTGCTGAAGGAGTTGGCCAGGATTGCGGTAGCAAACGATTACCGCCGGGTGGAATGGTCCGTGCTGAAGTGGAACACCCCGTCGATCGGGTTCTACACCTCGATCGGCGCCAACGACATGGGGGATTGGTCCACCATGCGCCTTGACGGTGAGGCACTGCAGGTTTTGGGGTCCTAA